The Devosia sp. A16 genome includes a window with the following:
- a CDS encoding ParA family protein produces MAPRILTLANQKGGVGKTTTAINLATALAAIGERVLIVDLDPQGNASTGLGISRTDREVSSYDLLLGDAKVASAAVMTSVPNVAIVASTLDLLGVELTIAQQADRAFRLRDAFRAMSELSINGQSVSYVLIDCPPSLNLLTINALVAADAVLVPLQCEFFALEGLSQLLQTIEQIRSTLNPRLSIQGVVMTMFDRRNNLSEQVLADVRSEMGSLVYDTVIPRNVRLSEAPSYGKPALLYDLKCAGSQAYLRLATEVIRRERQLMAA; encoded by the coding sequence TTGGCTCCTCGAATCCTGACCCTCGCCAATCAGAAGGGTGGGGTCGGCAAGACCACTACCGCGATAAACCTGGCTACGGCGCTGGCCGCGATCGGCGAGCGCGTGCTGATCGTCGATCTCGATCCACAGGGTAACGCCTCCACAGGTCTCGGGATCTCGCGTACCGACCGTGAGGTGTCGAGCTACGACCTGTTGCTGGGCGATGCAAAGGTGGCCTCCGCAGCGGTGATGACCTCCGTGCCCAATGTCGCGATCGTCGCCTCGACGCTCGACCTGCTCGGCGTGGAGCTCACCATCGCGCAGCAGGCCGATCGCGCTTTCCGGCTACGCGACGCGTTCCGGGCGATGAGCGAGCTGAGCATCAATGGCCAGTCAGTCAGCTATGTGCTGATCGATTGTCCGCCGTCGCTGAACCTCCTGACGATCAATGCCCTGGTGGCGGCCGACGCTGTCCTGGTGCCGCTGCAGTGCGAGTTCTTCGCCTTGGAGGGGCTGAGCCAACTGCTTCAAACCATCGAGCAAATTCGCTCGACGTTGAATCCCAGGCTGTCGATACAGGGTGTTGTGATGACCATGTTCGACCGTCGCAACAATCTCAGCGAGCAGGTGCTGGCCGACGTGCGCTCCGAAATGGGGTCGCTGGTCTATGACACAGTGATACCGCGCAATGTCCGGCTGTCGGAGGCGCCATCCTATGGCAAGCCGGCGCTGCTCTATGATCTGAAATGTGCCGGCAGTCAGGCCTATCTGCGCCTCGCCACCGAGGTGATCCGGCGTGAGCGCCAGCTCATGGCCGCATAA
- the rsmG gene encoding 16S rRNA (guanine(527)-N(7))-methyltransferase RsmG produces MGDLTPYAGSFVRGEAAVRRDLESFSALLRKWNAVQNLVSRETEGALWSRHVLDSLQVLPLLQSKDASFLDVGSGGGLPAIPLAIALKGGAAHFTLVEPIGKKVAFLRQVIRELGLAATVHAGRTDSFESRETSSGKPQRFDVITSRALAALPLLLELIHPFFGPESRAILHKGKDHAVEVEESRLAWDFDVVIIGSATDEAGVLLQISNLRRKSTR; encoded by the coding sequence ATGGGCGATCTGACGCCGTACGCCGGCAGCTTTGTCCGCGGAGAAGCCGCGGTTCGGCGGGACCTGGAATCGTTTTCTGCGCTGCTGCGGAAGTGGAACGCCGTACAGAATCTTGTTTCACGTGAAACAGAGGGCGCGCTGTGGTCGCGCCACGTGCTCGATTCGCTGCAGGTGCTGCCGCTGCTGCAGTCCAAGGACGCCAGCTTTCTGGACGTCGGCTCAGGTGGCGGGCTACCGGCCATTCCGCTGGCCATCGCGCTCAAGGGGGGCGCGGCCCACTTCACCCTGGTCGAACCGATCGGCAAGAAGGTGGCGTTTCTGCGCCAGGTGATCCGTGAGCTCGGCCTCGCGGCGACCGTGCATGCCGGCCGAACCGACAGCTTTGAGTCACGTGAAACATCGAGCGGCAAGCCGCAGCGCTTTGACGTGATCACGTCGCGCGCCCTTGCCGCCTTGCCGCTGCTGCTTGAACTTATCCACCCCTTCTTTGGCCCGGAATCTCGCGCGATCCTGCACAAGGGCAAGGATCATGCTGTGGAGGTCGAGGAAAGTCGTTTGGCCTGGGACTTCGACGTGGTAATAATCGGAAGCGCCACCGACGAGGCTGGCGTGTTGCTGCAGATCAGCAATTTGCGACGGAAATCAACTCGTTAG
- a CDS encoding ParB/RepB/Spo0J family partition protein, producing the protein MNEKPSRLGRGLAALIGDMATMEGARLADGSSSKRLPVDFLIANRANPRRDFDPDQLEELTSSIREKGVMQPLLVRPTTDPNQFEIIAGERRWRASQRAGLNDVPVIIRDVDDKEALELAIIENVQRVDLNPLEEAMGYGQLIEQFDYTQNDLAQVIGKSRSHVANTLRLLKLPDDVRGMLASGELTAGHARTLITADDPVALAKRIVGGGLSVREAEALTQREINAPKKKPVAPEQKDADTAALEKRLSDVLGLHVAIDHKDQGGRLEIRYRTLEQLDGICMKLTGYGV; encoded by the coding sequence ATGAACGAGAAACCATCACGGCTCGGGCGCGGTCTCGCGGCGCTGATCGGCGACATGGCGACGATGGAAGGAGCGCGGCTGGCTGACGGCAGCAGCTCCAAGCGCCTGCCGGTCGACTTCCTGATCGCCAACCGAGCTAACCCGCGGCGTGATTTCGACCCTGATCAACTGGAAGAGCTGACCAGCTCGATCCGTGAAAAGGGCGTGATGCAGCCGCTGCTGGTGCGACCGACCACTGATCCGAACCAGTTCGAGATCATCGCCGGCGAGCGCCGCTGGCGTGCCTCGCAACGGGCCGGGCTCAACGACGTGCCGGTGATCATCCGCGACGTCGACGACAAGGAAGCGCTGGAACTCGCCATCATCGAGAACGTGCAGCGCGTCGATCTCAATCCGCTCGAAGAAGCCATGGGTTACGGCCAGCTGATCGAGCAGTTCGACTATACGCAGAACGACCTGGCGCAGGTGATCGGCAAATCTCGCTCGCACGTCGCCAATACGCTGCGCCTCTTGAAGCTGCCCGACGATGTCCGCGGCATGCTGGCGAGCGGCGAGCTGACCGCGGGGCACGCCCGCACGCTGATCACCGCCGACGATCCGGTGGCGCTGGCGAAGCGCATCGTCGGAGGCGGTCTGTCGGTCCGCGAGGCCGAAGCGCTGACGCAGCGCGAGATCAACGCGCCGAAGAAGAAGCCGGTCGCGCCGGAGCAGAAGGACGCCGACACGGCGGCGCTCGAAAAGCGCCTCTCCGATGTGCTGGGGCTGCACGTGGCCATCGACCACAAGGACCAGGGCGGCCGGCTCGAGATCCGCTACCGGACGCTCGAGCAGCTTGACGGGATCTGCATGAAGCTCACCGGGTACGGGGTGTAG